Proteins encoded in a region of the Synechococcus sp. BIOS-U3-1 genome:
- the hisA gene encoding 1-(5-phosphoribosyl)-5-[(5-phosphoribosylamino)methylideneamino]imidazole-4-carboxamide isomerase, protein MQIIPAIDLLGGACVRLHQGDYDQVTRFSDDPLSQARSWQDQGARRLHLVDLDGARSGQPINDAAVRAITETLSIPVQLGGGVRSAERVEELLGCGLERVILGTVALEQPELVVELAQRHPGRIIVGIDARHGKVATRGWLEHSDTEATALAARFSESAIAAIISTDISTDGTLAGPNLDALRQMAAASTVPVIASGGVGCMADLLALLALEPLGVEGVIVGRALYDGRIDLREALKALDDGRLQDPPTGLLKDLA, encoded by the coding sequence ATGCAGATCATTCCAGCCATCGACCTGCTGGGAGGGGCCTGCGTGCGTTTGCACCAAGGGGATTACGACCAGGTCACTCGCTTCAGCGATGACCCTCTGTCTCAAGCCAGGAGCTGGCAAGACCAAGGAGCCAGACGTCTGCACCTCGTGGATCTCGACGGAGCCCGCAGCGGTCAACCGATCAACGATGCAGCAGTTCGTGCAATCACGGAAACGCTTTCGATCCCGGTTCAGCTCGGTGGAGGCGTGCGTTCAGCTGAACGCGTCGAGGAACTGTTGGGATGCGGTCTGGAACGCGTGATCCTGGGAACGGTTGCACTGGAGCAACCGGAACTTGTCGTGGAGCTGGCTCAACGCCATCCCGGCAGGATCATCGTTGGCATTGATGCCCGCCATGGCAAGGTCGCAACGAGGGGATGGCTGGAACACAGCGACACGGAAGCCACGGCTCTGGCCGCACGATTTAGTGAGTCTGCAATTGCGGCAATCATCAGCACCGACATCAGCACGGATGGAACTCTTGCTGGCCCAAACCTCGACGCTCTGAGACAGATGGCCGCTGCCAGCACCGTTCCCGTGATCGCTTCCGGTGGCGTGGGCTGCATGGCTGACTTGCTAGCGCTACTGGCACTGGAGCCACTCGGCGTTGAGGGAGTCATCGTTGGGCGAGCGCTCTACGACGGCCGCATTGATCTACGGGAAGCCCTCAAGGCACTCGATGATGGACGACTTCAGGACCCACCAACAGGACTGTTGAAGGACCTGGCCTGA
- a CDS encoding YqeG family HAD IIIA-type phosphatase: MQRHWLIPDWDPGLTLAHLPLEPLIGRGIRVLLLDVDRTLLPGRDVELSAPMRRWAKDASRLLHIHLVSNNPSRQRIQAVADQLNVTYTCSAAKPRRGAIRRVINKLPNASSEIAMVGDRVFTDVLAGNRLGLYTVLVRPPRSDGTPCRHDRVQRLERHLARFFGAVGQ; encoded by the coding sequence ATGCAGCGTCACTGGCTGATACCCGATTGGGATCCAGGGTTAACCCTGGCCCATTTGCCCCTTGAGCCACTGATTGGGAGGGGCATCAGGGTTCTGTTGCTCGATGTGGACCGCACCCTCCTCCCAGGGCGTGATGTTGAGCTTTCCGCTCCAATGCGTCGCTGGGCAAAGGATGCCTCGCGTTTGCTGCACATCCACCTGGTCAGCAACAACCCATCTCGCCAAAGAATCCAAGCAGTGGCGGATCAGCTGAATGTGACCTACACATGCTCGGCGGCAAAGCCACGACGAGGAGCGATTCGTCGCGTGATCAACAAGCTTCCCAATGCGTCGTCCGAAATCGCCATGGTCGGAGATCGTGTCTTCACCGATGTTCTTGCCGGCAACCGACTAGGGCTTTACACCGTGCTGGTGAGACCACCTCGCTCCGACGGCACACCCTGCCGACACGATCGTGTTCAAAGACTGGAGCGACATCTCGCAAGATTCTTCGGGGCAGTGGGTCAATGA
- a CDS encoding thylakoid membrane photosystem I accumulation factor produces the protein MTAFLIRSIVAVLALMLIALPAQAIRETDSYDGNIFALYAGNGSLVPPAVSLADSQQAGRTSVIVYYLDDSSTSKAFSPAVSELQRLWGNSVDLLPLTTDALQGRATTDRTDPAHYWHGIIPQVVVIDGEGQLLLDEEGQVPLEQINNAISQATGLPAPQGESMSLSFNELNTEVISR, from the coding sequence ATGACCGCGTTCCTGATCCGTTCCATCGTCGCGGTGCTGGCCTTGATGCTGATTGCATTGCCGGCTCAGGCCATCCGGGAAACTGACAGCTATGACGGCAATATTTTCGCGCTCTACGCCGGTAACGGGTCTTTGGTTCCTCCGGCCGTCAGCCTGGCTGATTCACAGCAAGCGGGTCGCACGAGCGTCATCGTTTACTACCTCGATGACAGCAGCACAAGCAAAGCCTTCTCTCCAGCGGTTTCGGAGCTTCAAAGGCTCTGGGGGAACAGCGTGGACCTTCTGCCTTTGACCACAGATGCACTGCAGGGGAGAGCCACCACCGACCGAACTGATCCTGCGCATTACTGGCACGGAATTATTCCGCAAGTGGTGGTGATCGACGGAGAAGGCCAGCTCTTACTCGACGAGGAGGGGCAAGTCCCTCTCGAGCAGATCAATAACGCCATCAGTCAGGCCACTGGGCTTCCCGCGCCGCAGGGAGAGAGCATGAGTCTCAGTTTCAACGAGCTCAACACGGAAGTGATCTCACGTTGA
- a CDS encoding DUF3685 domain-containing protein, whose amino-acid sequence MIDQDREILLFAPDLLGESLAAEIATEELPLRVRRSADQLQGHPSLVIWSLPTETQPLIIQREILQLQQRWTPAPTLLLLPADYGRDPQALLSLNCDGILQDPDLAALRQAIQTLLKGGRVLKIKPLSAHSSASEPSLSVAQSLLVSGLQQIGRDLQVIKALLDPPPEHLVMRLMLEGRCRELSSARNLLLWLWGPLHTGLAEVGPLRDQSKTLELTLNNREPTAVWNAIQQRLEGAVGSGLGNGTGQLLAIEGLHPERRRDLLLALLQQFNEVLRRLRGDELVSTRDQNALSARWQALQTEVRQQALRTVAGNYVRLPQGESLVAVADQLVDRTDLRQSDDELPDPQSMLASLVLDQPVLVDGQLLPSDDPRALLQLETLISNWLVRTAELIGSELLGVCGEWPELRRYLLQQNLISTRELERLRNQLNSQSRWQEWIERPIRLYESRRLLFSLKTGRIEPLLLTEPRDEELKRLRWWQQQVALIVEARDAIAPQVQALVKRLGDLMVVVLTQVVGRAIGLIGRGIAQGMGRSFGRS is encoded by the coding sequence GTGATCGACCAGGACCGGGAGATTCTCCTTTTCGCTCCCGATCTACTCGGTGAAAGTCTTGCAGCGGAAATCGCCACTGAAGAGCTGCCACTTCGCGTCAGACGGTCAGCTGATCAACTTCAAGGGCATCCATCACTAGTGATCTGGTCACTGCCCACGGAAACGCAACCTCTAATCATCCAGCGAGAGATTCTGCAACTGCAACAGCGCTGGACACCTGCTCCCACGTTGCTGCTGTTACCGGCCGACTACGGACGTGATCCTCAGGCACTGCTCTCGTTGAATTGCGACGGCATTCTTCAAGACCCTGACCTTGCAGCACTGAGGCAAGCAATCCAGACCCTTCTCAAGGGAGGCAGGGTGCTGAAAATCAAACCCCTTTCAGCGCACTCCTCAGCCAGCGAGCCGAGCCTGAGCGTGGCGCAATCGCTTCTGGTCAGTGGCCTACAGCAGATCGGTAGGGATCTTCAGGTCATCAAAGCGCTACTTGACCCGCCACCTGAGCATCTTGTGATGCGACTTATGCTAGAGGGTCGTTGTCGTGAACTGAGCAGTGCCAGAAACCTGCTGCTGTGGCTCTGGGGACCTCTTCACACCGGTCTTGCTGAGGTGGGGCCTCTGCGCGATCAAAGCAAGACCCTTGAACTGACACTGAACAACCGAGAACCAACGGCTGTCTGGAATGCCATTCAGCAACGACTCGAAGGTGCTGTAGGCAGTGGACTGGGGAATGGAACAGGCCAGTTGCTCGCCATCGAGGGACTTCATCCGGAGCGTCGCCGCGACTTGCTGTTAGCGCTTCTTCAACAGTTCAATGAGGTTCTTCGACGTCTGCGTGGCGATGAGCTTGTCAGCACTCGCGACCAGAACGCACTGAGCGCACGCTGGCAGGCTCTGCAGACGGAAGTGAGGCAACAGGCGTTGCGCACCGTGGCAGGGAATTATGTACGTCTCCCGCAGGGAGAAAGTCTTGTTGCGGTGGCCGACCAACTTGTTGATCGGACGGATTTACGTCAATCCGATGATGAGCTGCCAGACCCACAGTCCATGCTGGCGTCGCTGGTGCTGGATCAACCGGTCCTGGTGGATGGTCAGCTACTCCCATCAGACGACCCCAGGGCTTTGCTGCAGCTCGAGACACTGATCAGCAACTGGCTCGTGCGTACCGCTGAGCTGATTGGTTCCGAACTGCTCGGAGTCTGTGGCGAATGGCCCGAGCTGCGCCGATATCTGCTGCAACAGAACCTGATCTCAACGCGCGAACTGGAACGTTTGCGCAATCAACTCAACAGTCAGTCTCGTTGGCAAGAGTGGATTGAACGTCCGATTCGTTTATACGAGAGTCGCCGATTGCTGTTCAGCCTCAAAACCGGACGCATCGAACCGTTGCTTTTAACCGAACCCAGAGATGAGGAGCTCAAGCGCCTGCGCTGGTGGCAACAGCAGGTCGCCCTGATCGTGGAAGCTCGTGATGCCATCGCACCTCAGGTTCAGGCTCTGGTGAAACGTCTCGGTGACCTCATGGTGGTGGTGCTCACCCAGGTGGTGGGTCGGGCCATCGGTCTGATCGGACGTGGCATTGCTCAAGGGATGGGTCGAAGTTTCGGGCGCAGCTGA
- a CDS encoding NAD-dependent epimerase/dehydratase family protein, producing MQILLMGGTRFVGKPLVSRLLQQGHSLTLFTRGRQPVPEGVASVNGDRGDDRALDQLKGRAFDVIVDSSGRTLNDSQRVVERTGAPNHRFLYVSSAGVYAGSHSWPLDEDSPLDPESRHAGKGETERWLMREGIAFTSFRPTYIVGPGNYNPVERWFFDRITHDRPIPLPGDGTTITQIGHVEDLAEAMARSLEVDASCNRIYNCSAKKGITFHGLIEAAALACGRAPESLDLRSFDPSGLDPKARKGFPLRLSHFLTDISRVERELAWTPRFDALACMADSYQRDYALAPTSAPDFSADESLIGA from the coding sequence GTGCAAATCCTGTTGATGGGGGGAACCCGCTTTGTGGGCAAGCCCCTCGTAAGCCGTCTGCTTCAGCAGGGTCACAGCCTTACCCTGTTTACACGCGGCCGGCAGCCTGTTCCTGAAGGAGTTGCGTCTGTCAATGGGGATCGTGGTGACGACAGGGCTCTCGATCAGCTCAAGGGGCGAGCTTTCGATGTCATTGTCGATAGCTCTGGGCGCACGCTCAACGACAGTCAGCGAGTTGTGGAGCGGACGGGTGCACCCAACCATCGTTTTCTCTACGTGAGTTCAGCGGGTGTCTACGCAGGCAGCCATAGCTGGCCTCTGGATGAGGACAGCCCCCTTGATCCGGAAAGTCGTCATGCCGGCAAGGGCGAAACAGAGCGATGGCTCATGCGTGAAGGGATCGCTTTCACGAGTTTTCGACCCACTTACATCGTTGGCCCTGGGAATTACAACCCAGTTGAACGTTGGTTTTTCGATCGGATCACGCATGATCGACCCATTCCTTTGCCCGGGGATGGCACCACCATTACTCAAATCGGCCACGTCGAGGATCTGGCCGAAGCGATGGCGCGCAGCCTTGAGGTGGATGCCTCCTGCAATCGGATTTACAACTGTTCAGCAAAAAAAGGAATCACATTTCATGGACTGATCGAAGCGGCGGCGCTGGCCTGCGGCCGTGCGCCTGAGAGCCTCGATCTACGCAGTTTTGACCCTTCAGGACTCGATCCGAAAGCTCGAAAGGGGTTCCCTTTGCGACTCAGTCATTTCCTGACGGATATCAGCCGCGTTGAGCGTGAACTGGCCTGGACTCCTCGGTTTGACGCACTTGCATGCATGGCTGACAGCTATCAGCGCGATTACGCGCTGGCACCAACCTCCGCACCGGACTTCAGTGCCGATGAGTCCCTGATCGGGGCTTGA
- a CDS encoding F420-0:Gamma-glutamyl ligase — translation MCVLLVILLLVGLGVFWIEARHRLRPTSPLKLRHLDWSVKPSGNDLELQGWIEITNPHARMEVMVPELKVNPVLIGSSNLNDVLVKTQITPHHPDEDTRADGYWPAYIVKGHKSTRIQVNVTLSGSPGAALADRVDTVWMDVNWVNYGPFGRLDRRQGVVVPLRRPAVLQPTKAEFHSGENCKVLPLKTHLLGPLDSTLEVLRDYAGELVQPGDILTIGETPVAVIQGRYTHPSMVEPTWIARLLCRVFHPTSSLATACGLQTLIDQVGPTRVILAWSIGLALKIIGLKGWFYRLAGNQARLIDDITGTTPPYDQTIVLGPQDPIRLCQDAADALGVSVAIVDVNDLGRVKVLASSSGCDEALLHRALRPNPAGNANERTPLVLVRPV, via the coding sequence ATGTGTGTTCTGCTTGTAATTCTGCTCCTGGTCGGTCTGGGAGTGTTCTGGATCGAAGCGCGGCATCGCCTGCGGCCAACATCTCCGCTGAAACTCCGTCATCTGGACTGGAGCGTCAAACCATCAGGAAATGATCTTGAGCTCCAGGGGTGGATCGAGATCACCAACCCCCATGCACGGATGGAGGTGATGGTGCCTGAGCTGAAGGTCAACCCGGTGCTGATCGGCAGCTCAAATCTCAATGATGTGTTGGTCAAAACCCAGATCACGCCGCACCACCCTGATGAAGACACCCGGGCCGATGGGTACTGGCCTGCCTACATCGTCAAAGGGCATAAAAGCACCCGCATTCAGGTCAATGTCACGCTCAGCGGTTCGCCAGGTGCTGCTCTTGCTGATCGGGTCGATACGGTCTGGATGGATGTGAACTGGGTGAACTATGGCCCCTTTGGACGACTTGATCGTCGACAGGGTGTGGTGGTTCCTCTGCGCAGACCCGCGGTGCTTCAGCCCACCAAAGCTGAATTCCATTCCGGGGAGAATTGCAAGGTTCTTCCGCTGAAAACACACCTGCTCGGCCCTCTCGACAGCACCCTTGAGGTGCTTCGTGACTATGCGGGCGAACTGGTTCAGCCTGGCGACATTCTCACAATTGGGGAAACACCCGTCGCCGTGATTCAAGGCAGATACACCCACCCCTCCATGGTCGAACCGACCTGGATCGCTCGGTTGCTCTGCCGGGTCTTCCACCCCACCAGCAGTCTTGCAACCGCCTGCGGACTACAAACCCTGATTGATCAGGTTGGTCCGACCAGGGTCATCCTCGCCTGGTCGATCGGCTTGGCGCTGAAAATTATTGGATTGAAGGGTTGGTTTTATCGACTCGCAGGCAATCAGGCACGCCTCATTGATGACATCACCGGGACAACACCCCCCTATGACCAGACCATCGTTCTGGGTCCCCAGGACCCGATTCGTCTTTGCCAAGACGCCGCTGACGCTCTCGGCGTCTCCGTTGCAATCGTTGATGTGAACGATCTTGGACGTGTGAAAGTTCTGGCCTCCAGCAGCGGCTGTGATGAAGCATTGCTGCATCGTGCCCTGCGCCCCAATCCTGCTGGGAATGCCAACGAGCGCACACCGCTGGTGCTGGTCAGACCGGTCTGA
- a CDS encoding Fur family transcriptional regulator, which translates to MRLSQQRRMVLDLLWSEASHLSARDIFEKLNQQGRRIGHTSVYQNLEALQSAGVIECLDRAHGRLYGYRNDPHSHLTCLETGSIEDLDVRLPDGLLREIERQTGFNIESYTLQLNGRPKIATGASSPVPLP; encoded by the coding sequence ATGCGATTAAGCCAACAGCGGCGAATGGTGCTCGACCTGCTGTGGAGCGAAGCCAGTCACCTCAGCGCACGAGACATCTTCGAAAAACTCAACCAACAAGGGAGACGAATCGGCCATACCTCCGTTTATCAGAACCTTGAGGCACTTCAAAGTGCAGGGGTGATCGAGTGCCTCGATCGAGCCCATGGCAGGCTTTATGGGTATCGAAACGATCCACACAGTCATCTCACCTGCCTGGAAACAGGCTCGATCGAGGACCTGGACGTGAGGCTCCCCGACGGTTTGCTCAGAGAAATTGAACGTCAGACCGGATTCAACATCGAGTCGTACACCCTGCAGTTGAACGGACGTCCAAAAATTGCCACTGGAGCATCCTCGCCAGTGCCGTTACCTTGA
- the proB gene encoding glutamate 5-kinase: MTLRVVKVGTSLLRQRQETSTAEAIAGLSSNLAESMGRGDRTVLVSSGAVGLGCQRLGMTQRPLSLPGLQAAASVGQGYLMSLYEKEFSRHSIPVAQVLLTRADLADRLSYHNASATLNQLLEWGVLPVVNGNDTVSSDELKFGDNDTLSALVAAAVKADELILLTDVDSLYSADPRSDLNATPIKDVHDPEQIGALEEGAGSGGHWGTGGMATKLAAARIATASGVRVHLGDGRTSEALQNILRGGRGGTVFHPNPQPLGNRKSWLAHALQPTGSLRLDPGACRALLNKGASLLLVGVTELDGQFDANQAVLLLNENGQEVARGLTTMSSEKLNNLLNQKSSNASAGGSPVVVHRDAMVLMMPSKN; encoded by the coding sequence ATGACGCTCAGGGTTGTGAAAGTGGGGACCAGCCTGCTGAGACAACGCCAAGAGACGTCTACAGCGGAAGCGATTGCAGGTCTATCCAGCAACCTTGCTGAAAGTATGGGCCGCGGCGATCGAACAGTGCTGGTGTCCTCTGGAGCCGTTGGTCTGGGATGTCAACGACTCGGCATGACCCAGCGTCCACTCAGTCTTCCAGGCCTGCAAGCTGCTGCATCAGTTGGCCAGGGATATCTGATGAGTCTCTATGAAAAAGAATTTTCCCGCCATTCCATTCCAGTAGCGCAAGTGCTTCTCACTCGAGCAGACCTAGCCGATCGCCTGAGTTACCACAACGCATCCGCCACACTGAATCAGCTGCTTGAGTGGGGAGTGCTCCCCGTGGTGAATGGGAACGACACGGTGTCATCGGACGAGCTGAAATTCGGCGACAACGACACCCTTTCAGCACTCGTGGCTGCTGCAGTGAAAGCCGACGAGCTGATTCTGCTGACTGATGTGGACAGTCTCTACTCAGCGGATCCACGCAGTGATCTCAATGCCACTCCAATCAAGGATGTGCATGATCCAGAGCAGATCGGAGCGCTCGAAGAAGGAGCAGGCAGCGGCGGCCACTGGGGTACCGGGGGTATGGCCACAAAGCTTGCAGCAGCTAGGATCGCCACCGCAAGCGGCGTCAGAGTGCATCTAGGCGATGGCAGGACATCCGAGGCACTGCAAAACATCCTGCGAGGAGGTCGAGGCGGCACCGTTTTCCATCCCAACCCCCAACCGCTTGGCAATCGCAAAAGCTGGCTGGCCCATGCACTGCAACCAACAGGTTCGCTACGCCTTGATCCCGGAGCCTGTAGAGCACTGCTCAACAAGGGAGCTTCACTACTGCTAGTAGGAGTTACCGAATTGGACGGACAGTTCGACGCGAACCAGGCTGTGCTCCTGCTCAATGAGAACGGACAAGAAGTGGCCCGCGGCTTGACTACGATGAGCAGCGAAAAGTTGAACAATTTACTGAATCAGAAGTCATCCAATGCAAGCGCTGGCGGCTCTCCAGTCGTGGTACATCGCGACGCAATGGTGTTGATGATGCCTTCAAAAAATTAA
- a CDS encoding DUF3727 domain-containing protein produces MSSSGPASSGEVPTVLVKDRDGHDLLCFLEQLIPLDDKDYALLTPVDTPVCLFRLRDGDDPELIESITSSEPILSVADVVLQEHDLTLVRSAVTLTVNGELDEPDPDDLDEEDVDDESETYELLVSFLVDEQEYGLYIPLDPFFVVARMDDGAALLVEGEEFDRVQPRIEAELDEQGLPE; encoded by the coding sequence ATGAGTTCAAGCGGACCTGCATCCAGCGGTGAGGTGCCCACCGTTCTCGTCAAGGACCGTGATGGACACGACCTGCTGTGTTTCCTTGAGCAGCTCATTCCTCTCGATGACAAGGATTACGCCCTGCTCACCCCGGTCGACACGCCTGTATGTCTGTTCAGGCTGCGAGACGGGGACGATCCAGAGCTGATCGAAAGCATCACCAGCAGCGAGCCGATCCTTTCGGTCGCTGATGTGGTGCTTCAGGAACACGACCTCACACTGGTTCGCTCAGCGGTGACTCTGACCGTCAATGGTGAACTGGACGAACCCGACCCTGATGATCTCGACGAAGAGGACGTTGACGATGAATCCGAAACCTACGAGCTGTTGGTGAGTTTTCTAGTGGATGAACAGGAATACGGCCTGTACATCCCTTTAGATCCCTTTTTCGTAGTAGCGAGAATGGACGACGGTGCAGCTTTGCTTGTTGAGGGTGAGGAGTTCGACCGTGTTCAACCACGGATTGAAGCCGAGCTGGATGAGCAGGGACTTCCTGAGTGA
- the ruvX gene encoding Holliday junction resolvase RuvX produces MSSRPRARSALSLDVGRRRIGLAGCDALGLTVTPLNALKRGDFNNDVNHIKTLCAERRVEALVVGLPLDDAGKPTLQAKHCHRYGIRLAHALLMPMAFVNEHSSSWAAGERHQLHGDRSGRLDSAAAALLLEQWLADGPEPQPVQMAPVNRGKTDADARSWTSIPPAP; encoded by the coding sequence TTGAGCTCACGACCCCGAGCACGTTCAGCTCTCAGCCTTGATGTGGGCCGTCGAAGAATCGGCCTCGCAGGCTGCGACGCTCTTGGATTGACCGTGACTCCACTCAATGCGTTGAAACGTGGTGATTTCAACAACGATGTCAATCACATCAAGACACTCTGCGCCGAACGCCGGGTTGAGGCTCTAGTCGTTGGGCTCCCCCTGGATGACGCCGGCAAGCCAACTTTGCAGGCCAAGCACTGTCATCGCTATGGAATCCGCCTGGCTCATGCTCTGCTAATGCCCATGGCCTTTGTGAACGAACACAGCAGCAGCTGGGCAGCTGGAGAGCGCCATCAACTTCATGGAGATCGCTCTGGGCGACTGGACAGCGCTGCTGCAGCATTGCTCCTTGAACAGTGGCTGGCCGATGGGCCTGAACCACAACCAGTCCAGATGGCGCCTGTGAATCGTGGCAAAACGGATGCTGATGCAAGATCCTGGACTTCAATTCCCCCAGCGCCATGA